The following nucleotide sequence is from Coffea eugenioides isolate CCC68of chromosome 10, Ceug_1.0, whole genome shotgun sequence.
TTATCTTCCACTGTTGCAAGAATGCATAGATAAGAATTCAGTTTCAGAAGCACAAGTAATTCATGCCCATATCATAAAAACTGGCACGCATCAAGATTGGTTTCTCATGACATTTCTTGTTAATGTATATGCAAAATTTGGTACGGTGGGAAATGCTAGGAAAGTATTTGACAGTTTGCCTAGGAGAAATGTGGTTTCTTGGACCTCCTTGATGTCCGGTTATATTAAAAGTTCAGAGCCAGAGCGTGCTATTGGTGTTTTTGAAGAAATGTTGGAAGCTGGGGTGTATCCCACGAATTATACGTTGGGGCTTGTTTTGAATGCTTGTTCATCATTATCGGATATTGAATTAGGGAAGCAAATTCATGgttttattttgaaatatcGGATTGCGGATGACACGAGCATTGGAAATGCACTTTGTAGTTTGTATTCTAAAAACGGGATTTTGGATTCTGCAGTTAAGGTATTTCAAAgcattgaggaaaagaatgttATTTCGTGGACTGGTGTGATATCAGCTTGTGGGGATAATGGGAACCCTGCCAAGGGGTTGGATTTTTTTGTTGAGATGCTACTTGAGGGTGCAGAGCCAAATGAGTTTACATTGACTAGCGTGTTGAGTCTGTGCTGTGTAATCCAGGCTTTGGAAGTTGGGATGCAGGTTCAGTCTTTGAGCATTAAACATGGTTATGGATCTAATTTACGTGTGATGAATGCGGTTATGTATTTGTACTTGAAAAATGGATGCATTAGTGAGGCGAACCAGTTGTTTGATGCAATGGACATCGTCAGCTTGGTATCATGGAATGCTATGATTGCAGGCCATGCTCAGATGATAGATCGTGCAGAAGATGGAGTCTCAGCACATCAAAGTGGGATTCAGGCTCTCAAGATGTTGTTGAGATTGCACCGGTCTGGTTTAAAGCCAGATTTATTCACCTTCTCAAGTGTATTGGATGTATGCAGTAGTTTGGCTGCTCCGGAACAAGGAGAACAGGCTCACGCTCAAACAATTAAATCTGGGTTCTTGTCTGATGTAGTTGTTGGAACTGCTTTAGTCGACATGTACGGCAAATGTGGAAGCATTCAGGGAGCAAGTAAAGCTTTTCTTGAGATGTCCACCAGGACTATGATATCCTGGACTGCAATGATTACTGCTTTTGCCAGGCATGGCCAGTCACGACAGGCATTACAGCTTTTTGGGGATATGAGGTTTGTTGGAGTAAAGCCAAACAAGATTACTTTTGTAGGCGTTCTTGCAGCTTGCAGCCATGCTGGAATGGTCGATGAAGGATTGGCTTACTTCAACATGATGAAAAATGAGTGTAAAATCAAGCCTGTGATGGACCATTATGGATGCCTGATTGATATGTTTGTGAGGTTAGGTCGGTTGGAAGAAGCTTTTGACCTTATCAAAAAGATGGATTTTGAGCCCAACGAAGTTATATGGTCAATGCTAATTGCAGGCTGTAGAAGTCATGGGAAATTAGACTTGGCTTTTCAGGCAGCGGAGCAACTGCTCAACCTTAATCCAAAGGACTCAGAGACGTATTTGTCGTTGTTAAATTTGTACTTCGTTGCGGAGAGATGGAAGGATGTTTCAAGGgtgagaaaaatgatgaaagcTGGAAAAATAGGAAAACTGAAAGATTGGAGCTGGATGAGCATTAAAGACAAGGTTTATTCATTTAAGCCCGATGATCAACAAGGTTTGATGAAAGAGGTTGAAGAATATCTGGCGGATTTACATGAGAGCGTAAAGACTCTTGGATATGAATTCCAAGCAAATTTTGAGGCGATAAATTCTGAAGAGCAAGAAACAACTTCGTCTACCGTTCATCACAGCGAAAAAATGGCAGTTGCATTTGGGCTGTTGAATACACCAAATGCTGCACCAATACGGATTAAGAAGAGCATTAGCATGTGTAAGGATTGCCATAATTTTGTTAAATACATCTCAATGTCAACTTCAAGGACAATTATAATCCGAGACAGCAAAAAGCTGCATAAATTTGTTAATGGACACTGTTCATGTGGGGATTTCAGCAGTCTCCTTT
It contains:
- the LOC113750116 gene encoding pentatricopeptide repeat-containing protein At4g14850-like; the encoded protein is MASLPSAVVGNTLKLDPDFKRHIPPSLTFDKKNYGNNAQLDKALDPFSMEFNEAIAIVKECSLKVESAAYLPLLQECIDKNSVSEAQVIHAHIIKTGTHQDWFLMTFLVNVYAKFGTVGNARKVFDSLPRRNVVSWTSLMSGYIKSSEPERAIGVFEEMLEAGVYPTNYTLGLVLNACSSLSDIELGKQIHGFILKYRIADDTSIGNALCSLYSKNGILDSAVKVFQSIEEKNVISWTGVISACGDNGNPAKGLDFFVEMLLEGAEPNEFTLTSVLSLCCVIQALEVGMQVQSLSIKHGYGSNLRVMNAVMYLYLKNGCISEANQLFDAMDIVSLVSWNAMIAGHAQMIDRAEDGVSAHQSGIQALKMLLRLHRSGLKPDLFTFSSVLDVCSSLAAPEQGEQAHAQTIKSGFLSDVVVGTALVDMYGKCGSIQGASKAFLEMSTRTMISWTAMITAFARHGQSRQALQLFGDMRFVGVKPNKITFVGVLAACSHAGMVDEGLAYFNMMKNECKIKPVMDHYGCLIDMFVRLGRLEEAFDLIKKMDFEPNEVIWSMLIAGCRSHGKLDLAFQAAEQLLNLNPKDSETYLSLLNLYFVAERWKDVSRVRKMMKAGKIGKLKDWSWMSIKDKVYSFKPDDQQGLMKEVEEYLADLHESVKTLGYEFQANFEAINSEEQETTSSTVHHSEKMAVAFGLLNTPNAAPIRIKKSISMCKDCHNFVKYISMSTSRTIIIRDSKKLHKFVNGHCSCGDFSSLL